TGAAAGGAGCAGACAATGAGGAGCGGGTAGTGTATAACATCATCGAGGAGGCAGGAAGCAAGGGTATTTGGATACGTGACATTCGCTTCAAGAGCAACCTTATAATGACCACTCTCGGCAAGATACTCAAGCAACTTGAAGGCAAGAAGATGATCAAAGCTGTCAAGTCTGTAGCTGTAAGTAGAGTTGTTCCTTCCTGTTTGCTCTTGAGATAACTAAATAAGCCTGTTTctgttagttaatttaaaaattttgttttgaattgatTCTTAGTTTTGTCCTTAGGCCAGCAAGAAGAAGGTCTACATGTTGTACAACCTAGAGCCTGATCGCTCACTGACTGGAGGGGCGTGGTACTGCGACCAGGACTTTGAAGCAGAATTTGTAGACGTCCTGAACCAGCAGTGCTACCGGTATCTGCAGCAGCGCAAGGAGAAGACAATCCCAGTGGCGGCCAAGAGTGGACCTCTTGTTGCTCAGACCATGGCTTATGCCACCAGCAAGGATGTTTGGAAGTTTATCACAGAACTGGGCATCAGCAAGGTTCTTTCCttcatatcaaatatttaataattaagtgattaattttgaaatttttttattacgttgCCAGTAACATACTGCAAGGtactacaaaacataaataaacagttaattcTGTTAACATTGTCAAAAAGTtttgagataaaatatttatttaagaaatgcaCGGTGTATTCAGATATTATTAAAAAGGGTTTATTTACAAATCAGTGGGCCTCTTTTTGCTCAGACCATGGCTTATGCCACTAGCAAAGATGTTTGGAATTGTGTTTCATTTTGTGTTTATACaaaagtatattgtttatttaacaaatactACGACAATTAGtaagacaatttttttatgaaattaaaaaatttaataaaatgttttggtaagcacacaatttttttaataaaaaatgtcttagttctatattttaaaattaatattgtttcaacACAGTCTTATTAGAATAAAGTATGTATTTTCAATAACATGTTCACTACGATGACTTATTTCCGGACACTTTtatttgttgttgaattttaaaatagtaatggtAAAAAATCATAATagcttttttacattaaatatctaattattaCGAGAAATTTATTTAGGCTTCtcaattttgataacaaaaattcatttcaatatgtttttccaTGTACTCCAAGTGgtacctaaaatattaatttaccttaaaaattaagcaatcgtgcaCCCAACGGGGTACACAATAGtcttaaagtatttatttaagcgtgGGATCACATTTTACAAACCACCAAGActggcaaacaataaaaacacaataattacatgCATAACGTGTACTCTATTGGGTACATGATACACGACGCGCTTAACGAAAGTCACGGGTACATgacagcagttgtgaaagatAATGTGTACCCGTTTGGTCGTGAATgtgtaaatacatacataatttaaatatggtAGTTTTTTCCAATTTACGTCAAAACGGCCAATTTTGGTTCATCTTGTACTACCATAGTATAGCTGAAAGTCCGGCTCTTCTCTTATGTGCATCTGGAAAATATCTAGGACTCAAAggattaaaagaaatataagaatgttggataaaaatatgtatatttgtttaattttgagaaaTCTAATTAGAATTTTGTTAAGCAAAGTTCTGAAATCAAGGTAATGTAcctatacatgttttatattcctaccctcccccccccccccaacgaaTTTGCACAGTAGAGAGTATAAGAACCAATACaagtatcatattttatttcctttttttgtcaaaaaattttattttagagaaatgTGTTTTGTTCTTGTTATATTTGTGCTTGGAAACATTAATAAACAAgtaacaattttacttttgttttcaattattttgctTTAGCTTAGCTATGCtcgaaaaaatattataaaaaatgtgtatggataatgtattacaatataattaagtGGTAAatcttgaaatttatgttttactgtTGTTATTCTTATAGGATCAAGATACAAACCTTTAACCATAATTTTACATTATCATGAAATCCAGTACACTTTCGTTTTATGTTTCAGGTACAACTATCAGAAGATGATATCCGGACAATACTGGACACACTGTTGTACGATGGGAAGGTGGAGAGGATACTGAATGTAACTGGGGAGTATCTCTACCAGGCCATGGAGTCATATCTCCCACCTCCGGGAATAGTTCGAATGCCATGTGGAATATGTCCGGTAAGTTGGAGATTTTTTATACATGGCTTGATATTACACAATTCCAGCTAGTTAATCTGTTAACTAACAAGATCTCCCAGTTGTGTTATCCATCTAGGCAAAGACAAATAGTCCTATGATAAAAGATctagaaagaaaataaagaagaaaatattgcaatatttttaagcaATGCTGTGGTTTTAATGGAGTTTTCAATATCTGACCCAGGTAAGAGTGAATGTTTCCATCACCCTCTTCAGTCCGTGTTAAATCATTGCTTGGGTCCTCCTCAGGTTCTCCTTACTGTTGGATTTCCTCTCCATATTTCCTTTACCGTTCTTTCTTCCTCCATTCTAATCACATATCTTGCCCATCTTGAACTTCTACTCCTTTAtgtgataataattttaacatattaacatattataaaataatatcaggtggaattaagtttaaatatatttttaacaattttcacaGGCTAGTGATACTATTGTActtctttgttaattttaagtGTGTTAATAAAGTATAATGAATTAACTAAGAAttacatttgttaattaattaccaCTCAACATTGTAAATTGATTTTAGATCATTCTTCGATTTCCATCAATCATTTCTTGTTAACCCTTCACATGCCACTAATAAATCTATCAACTTTCCTATAACACAaagacaagtaaaaaatgttcaaagctaatttttattgtaactaaattataaaaagtaaaagcataaaacagggcatttgtcttaaaaatagcgtattaataaaaataaaaaagaattatttacaaaactgtttattttaactatcaggaacaaaattttgaatttaaatttcataatttgtatGAATGAAGACAAATGAGAATCACAATTttcaaggttaaaataaaataggttctgtcatttaaaaaaatgaatatgacAGTCCAGAAAAATCATGTTTATGGGTTTAAAGTGGGTACTGCAATTTTGACAAATGAAGAGGAAGATCAGAAAGGCATTTTCTAAGATcaagttatgttttatagttttaaccccttgggtgccaagggccgatattatcggctcactatatttaaccaaagcgtgccgagagccgatattttcggccctttacgtttaaccgaagtgtgccgagagccgatgttttcggcccattacgtttaaccgaagtgtgccgcgggccgatattttcggctttgcgattatattatttttttaaatcatatagtaagcgaatcttcataacagatacatcaaacgaaaggggaagagttacttaacaaatttatatataatttgttacaaattgatatataatttgttatagtataaggtccaggacagtatgtgtcaagtgcacccggggttgccaccttgactgtctcccccgccacgagtgtaaatagactgaacgtttatgtaacaatgtatatattttatatagagacatttctttgcatagttttttatagacttagtaacatttttaaataggcctatGCTATAGACTATAGGCACTAAAAAATAGTGAGTGATTGAAGATTGAACTTTTCTGCCTTTCAATAACTGAGGgtgagtaaaagcaaataatataaaaaaataggctatttgtcatgattttagtttttgtgaacatgcattagggtcctaaccaatgtttttcaaccatctcaatgctagtttaataaatatagttttgtttagaaaagtccttacaaTATGCTCttacattacattgtcaatattttagcattttagtccaaatgtaaagttttattaaaaatcttttaaaacttttatttctcaatatttctttctgaaaatttctatattggttcataattatacatactaatgtaaaatgtaacatatgtttacataaatagtaaaataatataagttttctaataaaaaaaaaaaaataataaaatttatttttttttagtttacttatttatatttttggatattatcataaaactttgttattacataacagtatatttcataacctacaaaacaaaacaaaaattgtccatttatcagtattaggataggagtttaatacaatttttagtctaacataacaaaatagctgttttgtgCTTGGCACACTTGGCTGTTATAGGCCATTTACCACTGGCACTCAGGAAATACCCACAGCTCATatgcatggcattactcaaaacgaatcttgaaatttgcttggcatccaaagggttaatacATGAAAGGAGAGACGTATAAGAAgctatttttaagtttgaaatgaaataggttttgtaattttaccaaattaataGAGGGTGATTTACTCTAGATTTATTCTCCAATTTATCTACTGCAGACAAACATCTTATATTTATTGGACTGCTTCTTGTATGTTGTAGCTGCCTCCTTGCAACTTATAGTCTTCAGCAGTGTTAACTAATAAAACAATGCAGTGATTAtagtatatttacaatattaattttaataaattgatctagagtaattaacaataatttatttttcaggtaaTGCGGAACTGCAGTGAAATAGGTGCTGTGAACCCAACTAAATGTACTTATCTTAGTGAATGGCTATCATAGCCtagattgttatttattacaaagtttgttgtttatattattttttacttttgttattttgtaaataaaagtatacataaaCCATGTCTTATTTCTGAACTCCACAACTTACAAATGTTCAAATAAGTCTATCTAGTAATTTTTGACAGTGCAGCAGATTAATTTGGGGCTTAAATTGTCTTATATGTTCCTCCATAAAAAATCTTGGATGCAACCATTTTTGAAGTTGTCTATCACTTTGTACTtattaatttgtgaaaaaaagtgttgtacaaaactaaaatgttattgaacATGATAAAATATGTAATCTTAGCTCAaacttaacaaatataattttggatggttactgttaaaaaataatgtttctattaCTCTTCTTCTAAAGTACTTATTTTCGGTATTTTCCAAGTCTAGACCTGGAAAAACAGCTGGAGATTTTCCCCTGATTGTTTGTTGTTGTGTATTCGGCCATTAGTTGCTTTAGCCATTTAATGCTTGTACTAGAAGGCATTTGGAATCAGCTGATTTTATGAATTTAGTTGGcagtataaatgtaaacacagatGTCATTATTTTTGGAACACTATTCAAATAAATGTCGATTAATAATCaaactactaataaaaaaaacacaattttaaatgtgGAAAGTATGtctaaaaatgttatatctggttaaataattaattccattatgttgataaattatatcattttattattattttatttgcgtacaatgaaaagtaaaaagtattattCCTAACTCGTAcacaaattattttcagttaaaaaattacatccagaAAAGGCTGCTTtcagtattaattatataatatactatgcAATAAAGGATTGTCtgatttgcatttttatattgcaTACTTTTATTAAACTACATTTATTGCACATACATCATTCTGTAGTGTTATAGTTGCATTATAAAAGGAGTACAGTTTTAAACTCAATCTTGGAATGGTTCTCATAGTTAAGAAGCTCGCAAAAAGTCATGATAGGCAAGCACAACTCTTTCTTGAGCATAAGTCTCCACAGAACCGGGTCTAGTCAGCCTCAAGCTAGTGATGGCTCGCTCTGGAGTCTGCGCAGCGAAGCGTACAAGGTAACAAGCTGCCATCACACCAGTCCTCCCACGACCCATGCGGCAGTGAACTCCCACCGCCTGCCAACAGTATTAGTCTCATCCGTGTTGGAGCATGAAGAAATTTTTCTCTTGAGTTGTACGACCTTTGTAAGTGTAGCACTGctactttataattaatatttataaatagcagCTTATCACTACAGGTTACAAAATGTGATATACTACAGTAGCATGCCATTTATAGCATTAAATACTTAAAGGTATAAATAGAAATCCTCAAGAATATTATTCCACTATGGTCACACTGaatgcagtaaaataaaatattattaaacttctagaattcaatataaaataaatatttaggttttttagAACTAATTTTGGAATGAAAAAAATCAGTCTGGGAGAGACAGCAATCGGTAAGTTGAAATCGTGAACAAAGCCGTTTACTTTTATTATCGCTGAGAGGGCTAAGGATTTATGTATTCCATTATTTGGGATTGGTGAATGGATTCTTGTCAGTGCCATTTCAAGAGAAATGTtaactttactgtaaaaaattgcATTGTTTAGACTAgagtaaaaattacacaatttagaAAGATATGTGATACCTCATTGTTTTGATCCTCTACTTCACAAATGGCAATGAACTGCTTGATTTGGTCAAGGGTGGGAGCCTCGAACTCAAGGACGGAGATGACAGTGTGGCGGAGCTGTGGAAACACGTGTGTTGGTGGTAACTTCTCTGCAGACAGGGTGACTAGGTGTCTTACCCCCTGCTGGATAATGTAGTCCAGGCTTGCCACTGTCTGAGGCCATGCCATGGCCGCTAACCTGTCTGGCACTACCCATGAGAAATTCCACGGAGGAAAGACAGCCTCGGTCATCTGCGTGTTAGATAACAGATCAAAACGTAATTAGCACCAACTTTACATTAATACAGTTAATACTTGGAAAGACTACTATCCAGCCAAATCACTATGGTAAACTGGGTATAGTTATATACTGGAACAGATATTTGGAATTTTTCACCAAAGGTAATAATAGTGAGCCTTTGGTAGAGAAGCACATTCCAATGCACACTCTAGTATGATCAGCTGTAATGTCACATGGTCTGAGACTTGGTGTAGTGTTTATGCCACGCTATTAAGTTATTAAAGCAGCCCACACCATAATAGTCCGATGGGGGCTGTTGTGTTTTAATCCTCCCTCTACACAAAACACACAATAATGTTGCCTGTTTTACATACATGAAAATTTACTGATCTCTCAACATGAGAGAACAGCTAACAATCAGCTATTTAGACTTGCTTGTAGTatgacaaaaaatacaaatattttttactaaaacttatgcAGGGGTCTCAAAAATCAAGAAATATGGGCTTAAGCAATCAATAAATATAACCAGAAAATATCCAGGCTAAGTTTAAACAATAGAAGTCAATAACGAGTCCCAAGTTATATTCTTGTGTCTGTAGCTGACATTGTGGACAAAGCCTGACCTATTCTATAGACTATGGACACAAAGTGCTAAtggagatataaataaattttaatcatagtttttgttttaataacattgtattttcagtaaaattgtgtaaaaataaccatgactactaaattacaaatcaaaattgGTATGTTTGCCAACATTCATACATCAATGTGCTACATACATATAAATGTACCAATGTGGACAAAATATCCTACCTTTGAGCTATCACACTATAATATAGAGAGAAAGTATTTACGAGGGCTGCTCAGTAATTTAATGTCAAATACAAGTCTACATGTGAAAGGGGGACTAATAATACTGCTTTACCACTTTATTATCATACAAATGTAAGCACTTATCATAGGAGTGGACAAGGTTTGAAATTCCTGTGTCATAGAATTCGCCACCTGTGATGTCAGACACTCAGTGACGAGCAGCTCGTCATCGTTTACAAAACGCTGTGTTGCTAGTCAGGTCTTCATTTTTAGGGAACAAGTGAATATCACTTGGATCAAAATCAGGACTGTAGGGATGATAAGGAAAAACTTCCTAACTGAACGAGTTTTCTTGATCATGAATGATTTGTTCTGCCACTTTTAAACTGAATGCACAACAGAACGTTCAGTAATTATGTTGTCCCTATACACTTCACACAGTTCCCGATGaatttctattggttttaagtttttatccaacaaaacaaaaaatcacagACTGCAGAGAGAAAGTATTTACGAGGGCTGCTCAGTAATTTAATGTCAAATACAAGTCTACATGTGAAAGGGGGACTAATAATACTGCTTTACCACTTTATTATCATACAAATGTAAGCACTTATCATAGGAGTGGACAAGGTTTGAAATTCCTGTGTCATAGAATTCGCCACCTGTGATGTCAGACACTCAGTGACGAGCAGCTCGTCATCGTTTACAAAACGCTGTGTTGCTAGTCAGGTCTTCATTTTTAGGGAACAAGTGAATATCACTTGGATCAAAATCAGGACTGTAGGGATGATAAGGAAAAACTTCCTAACTGAACGAGTTTTCTTGATCATGAATGATTTGTTCTGCCACTTTTAAACTGAATGCACAACAGAACGTTCAGTAATTATGTTGTCCCTATACACTTCACACAGTTCCCGATGaatttctattggttttaagtttttatccaacaaaacaaaaaatcacagACCGCACTTTACAACTGGCAGGATTATCAATTTTagcacacatttaaaattttaatataaaaaaagggcAGTGTGGAGATGTTCCTGTTGTCACAGCTGGGCACTGACTGAGGTGCCGAGCACACCAATTTGTATAATATGTGGTTGGCGCATGTTTGGCCTTATCATATAGAAATGTTCCTTACCTTCTGAATAGACCTTGTAAGACAAGGCCTACATGAACCCTTAAGCCCTTGCTTGAGTcgtaaactttttaatatttgcatCAACAGCATGTCTTTTCTCTAAATAGCTtagaaataaaagaacaataattatattatcttacaaaatttTACCTTGAAAAAATTAGAGATATTTAGCTTTTATTTCATCCAGGAGGGAAcgaataagaaaaataaactggAAGTACTGTCTTTGAGCTGATGACCAATTCACATTGTATAAGCACAACATTGGTTTTTCTTGATATCAATATGTATCGACATGTTTTCATTTTATGCTCTTGATATCAACAGAGGAATTATTCATAAGAAATTTATCATCAGCAATGTTAATTTTGGTTAAGGACAAAGTGGGAGGGTATAGAAAGAGCTAAATAGgtatattaaatgataatatgTTTCTTAGCTTATATCTTTCCTAAGTTGGAAATTACTGACACAATAGTAAAATGTATCAGAATGTGGTATGTATTATAACAAGCCTATAAAGTGCTCCAGTCAGATAAAGCTGTTATCAACCCAAAATTTCCAATATGAAGTAGTCCTGCTCGTCTCAATTTAATACACACAAGCCCATAATTTTATTAAGAGTTACATATATGGAGCACTtgagaataaattattgttatattaccaAGTATATCCATGTATGGTCTATTTACCCAAACCATAACAATACTGAACTATATTGGTGGATTCTCCAGCTTCCTTTTAGCTACAGCCAAGACCTGACCAATGATTAGACAAAAATAACTTGCACATCTGCCAGACACATCCAAAGCTTAGTTGATTGTGCTGTAGCTACTTAATCACTGTATATtctgatatataaatattttaagcacTTAAGAGGTTTACTTTATTGGAATTGTGAATATCTATCCTTTAACTCATATAGgatcaaaaagaaaaaatacttgtcttataaaacatatagaaaaatgttatgactaattgtttaaacaattattcaCATTTAAGTATATTATTCATGTATTTCATActtattacgtaattttgattgtgttgttagatttttaggaattattgtttaccaataaataatgtaaaataataattttattactacaataCTTTACACTCTTATACAgtatgttccaaattttatgcacacagAAGTGATCATGAGAGCTATAAGAGTTACAGAAAAGATTAAATTGACAAAGTTGGGCATAGTATTGTATCAAGACCAAAATATCATGTGGTTAAGCTAATTATTggttgttgttttgttacattgCTGTGCTCAAAATACTGTTTTGgtcaacattttcaaactgtcaTAGCTCTCTTTTTAACCCAGAAGGAAAGTATTACATATATGGTAGTTTTGGAATCAGTAAACAATctactttcttttgattaagtaaaaaatgagttgttatatttcaaaaaattgacTTGAACCCTACACAACCTGCTTGCTGGTCTTGAACAAGGTTTCATTATCATATTTAGAACTAGAAAAAATGCCATGCGGATTTCATGTCAAAATGTGCCACTATAAGTATTAATAAGAGACCTGTGACAGTTTGAACATTTTGACGAAAAACTATTAACCTAACAATTTGTTGGTCTTATTATGCACAACTTTACCTATTTATCTTTTCTGTAGCTCCTATAGTTTCTAATATTCCTTCAGTGTGAATAACATTTGAAACACAGTGTTTAGTCAAATTCTGAATTAGAATCTTTTCACTAATGGAAATaaggtatatttaaaatgatagcTATATTTCTCTTACTCTTAAATAAGTGTAACGGCTTTGGTTATGTAACGGCCTGGGAGAATATATTGCAtccaatgttaaaatttgttgatACTTGAAACATTGTGCTTGTGCACTATCTAATACAGGTAACggagattataaatatattacagatgactattaaacacataatatatCAAGTTCAGGCTGAAATAGAGTGCAACACTTAGATAAACTGTATTTGCTGTCCtagaaatgtgaaatttgacatGCATGTATTATGCTCTCAACAGACTACCAGCACAGGAAGTACCTAGACTGCAATTAGATTACATTTTCTGAAAGTAGTCTTCAGACCAACTTGTGTggtgtatgtttatgtatgtatattcttGATCAAGGCAACAGTGTTGCAAGTAAGGGTGGTGAGTAAgtacatatttcttttattgtagtaacaaggcaaactctaattTAATGTGTGAAATATATCTTGATTCAAGCCAGATATGCTATTTCACACGCTAAACCTAAAAAAGAGCcagatgtaattttttttaactttcgtACTTCTTATCAATGAATTTTGAAGTAATATGTACTTTAAAAGTGTTACTTCCAATTCACAATTATTATAGAGCTACATCATATTACAATGCAAGAGCTTTCACTGAAATTACTACGGACTTAGTATTTCTTCACTCTGGCCTAAAATAAAGTGCTCCTGTAGTTGTAAGGGCTATTCATtgaaatattatggaatgttgtAGACAAATGTATGCATTTCACTGTTGCTCataaaaattgtttctctctCCAACTTCAGGGCCCTAAaatattaacggccggggcgggaaaaatacgagttttgcgttaaaaacttattggaatcgtcatatagaacaaaaaagtataaggtttgatggggtggaaatgagaaataacgaagttctagaaaatgaaaaattaaataacttttcagtaatatctccatgttctacatccacgtctagcgtcacgtgaccttttgtggccaatgattgaacctcgtgatgacgccatcggttg
The Homalodisca vitripennis isolate AUS2020 chromosome 1, UT_GWSS_2.1, whole genome shotgun sequence DNA segment above includes these coding regions:
- the LOC124370894 gene encoding DNA-directed RNA polymerase III subunit RPC6; amino-acid sequence: MSTVEEPIESKDLGYEQRIISLIQGAGSKGVSDGDIQKELPVLTAEQRVSIVNKLIAQGLLDLFNSSSGLVYKIKAASSTSSEKLKGADNEERVVYNIIEEAGSKGIWIRDIRFKSNLIMTTLGKILKQLEGKKMIKAVKSVAASKKKVYMLYNLEPDRSLTGGAWYCDQDFEAEFVDVLNQQCYRYLQQRKEKTIPVAAKSGPLVAQTMAYATSKDVWKFITELGISKVQLSEDDIRTILDTLLYDGKVERILNVTGEYLYQAMESYLPPPGIVRMPCGICPVMRNCSEIGAVNPTKCTYLSEWLS
- the LOC124370903 gene encoding dual specificity protein phosphatase 23-like isoform X1 gives rise to the protein MVWMTEAVFPPWNFSWVVPDRLAAMAWPQTVASLDYIIQQGVRHLVTLSAEKLPPTHVFPQLRHTVISVLEFEAPTLDQIKQFIAICEVEDQNNEAVGVHCRMGRGRTGVMAACYLVRFAAQTPERAITSLRLTRPGSVETYAQERVVLAYHDFLRAS
- the LOC124370903 gene encoding dual specificity protein phosphatase 23-like isoform X2, whose translation is MTEAVFPPWNFSWVVPDRLAAMAWPQTVASLDYIIQQGVRHLVTLSAEKLPPTHVFPQLRHTVISVLEFEAPTLDQIKQFIAICEVEDQNNEAVGVHCRMGRGRTGVMAACYLVRFAAQTPERAITSLRLTRPGSVETYAQERVVLAYHDFLRAS